The genomic interval GAGCTCCTGATGCAGATACTTTTGATCCGTTTTCAGGGGAAAGTTGATTAATTGTCTGACCCGCGTGGCAATATACTGTTCATCGAAGTACAGAGAGTGGGCATAGTAGCAGGTCTGTTCTGCGCCCTGCGCGTCCGGCAGCTGTCTGGTTTTAAGCTCTTCTTTTTGCTGCAGCTCTGCCAGGACGTGCTGTATGACCGGGCTGCCGGGAAGAGACAGCAGCTGCTCAACTGCCTGCAGGATCTGCTGGCGCGTCAGATAGCAGTGTCCTTCCTGACGCGCACTCTGCAGCACATGCCCGATACCGGCCTGGATCCGCTGGGGAGCATCTGCTGCCAGGCCCAGACTGATGGCCACCTGGTCAGCCGACAGAAAGCCGATACCAAAGATATCCTGGGCCAGCCGGTAGGGGTTGGTCTGTACCACCTGGATGGCATCATTGCCATAGGTTTTGTAGATTTTGACTGCAAATAGTGTAGAGATGTTATGGGACTGCAGAAACAGCATCACATTCCTGATTTCCTTATGCTCTGTCCAGGCTTTGCTGATCATTTCCAGCTTCCAGACTGGCAATGCCTTCCACCTGGGTAAGCTGACCGATACTGTTTTCAAAAACATCCAGGGTTTTATCCCCGAAATGTTTTACGATCCTTTTGGCTGTGACCGGACCAACCCCTTTGATCAGGCCCGAACCCAGATACTTTTCCAATGCATTGGTCGTGGCAGGTTTTCTTTCAATGGCTTTATCTGCCTTAAACTGCAGACCGTGACCGGGATGCGTAACCCAGTCACCATAAAAATCCATCGTTGCCCCTGCAAATACTTTGGACTGGTGCACGACAACGGTAAGCTCCTGGCCAGGCCTTTGCAGGCTGCTGACTTTCAGTACGGAAAAACCGGTTTCTGCGCTATGGAAGGTAACGCGCAGGACGATGCCTGATAGTTTTTCTAACGCTGCTGTATTTGGTTTGTCCGGTGCAGGCATATACAATGATTTTAAAGCCAAAGTTATATGAACCTGAGATATAACAAAAGTTAGATATCATTTTTAGAGCTGATATGTTGCCGTTCCGATACATCACCGGGCATACCGTGGCCCGTAATCGGGCGTCAAACCTGTTGATGGTTCAAAGGTATTCTATCAGCCTGCCGGTTCTTCAATGCAGGAATTGACAGGTCCTGGCTATGCTAAAAATAAAGCCAAAGTTTGCCGTCGCCGATTTTGTAGGTGACCAGCCGGTTTAAATTATAATGCTGACTGCCCACGTACATGAATTCATTCCCGAATGAAAATTCATAACTTTCATTAAACAGCTTGTTATCATGGAAGCGGAACACGCTGACCTTGTTTACAGGGGTGCTGATGATGGCTTTTTGCAGGTGTACCGAAAGGCGTTCGCCGGATGTTTCCATTTTAGGTTATGATTTGTTAAAGCAACAGCTGCAGCACCGGACATTTTGATTCCCGCAGGTCGCCTGCTGTTTTCAGCACCTATGTGAACGGCAGGTACATGTTAGCAGTAACAAGCTATCTCTGCCGGGTAAATATGCATGTAATATTTCCGGACAGCCCCGGAAATGGGTTAAATACCACTTATCACACAGGTGAAACCGTATTTAAGCGGGATCAGGCCAAAACTGTCAGGGATACCCAAACGGCTCGGTAAGGTCAATAGCAAAAATATCACCGGAACGAGCGGATACAGTAGAAAAGCAGGCAAGCCAGCTTATAATATACTACATGAAATGGTCATTTACTGCTAAACCATTTATAGTCATGAAGCTTGTTGAACTACAAAAGCATTCACACCTGCTTGAAATGGTAGTCGGCACCGGGAAGCTGGAGAATCTGTATGCAGAGGATTTTCATTATATAAATAGTGGAAAAGATCCGGATGATATACTATTCGTTTTTAACCTTACTGGTAACGCGGCCGCCGGTAAAGACCTGGTGCGTGAAGACTTTCAAACCTATCTGGCAGGCAAGGAAAACTTTGAATCCGTGCGGATAAACTGTGGATTCGTCAGACGGCATGTTCTGATGCTATATGGTAACAGCCTGGTTAGAAAGGCGGGACTGCGCATTTTCCATCAGGAGAATGAATATGTTCAGCACCGGGTACTTGTCCATTTGAAAGACCATGATATCATTTTCACGGCAGTCCGTTGATTCTGAGTACTCAGCTTTATTCTGTCTGGCTTTGATAAGCACTGATTGCAACACCACGCAACCGTAAATACTTGTAAAGTGTCATTTTTGAGACGCCAACTGTTTTGGCTATTTGATCCACACCCAGCTTTCCCTCTTTGTAATACATCTCGGCCAGCATGGATTTTTTCCGGGCTTCCGGCGAAAGTCCGCTTCTTCTGCCTCCTTTTTTGCCCCTTGCCCGGGCAGCTTGAAGACCTGCACCTGTTCTTTCCCGGACCAGGTCGCGCTCCAGCTCCGCCAGGGAGCTGAAAACATTCAGCACCAGGCTTGCGTTTGGCAAAGTCGTATCGATAGAATCGGTTAAACTTCTCAGACCAATTTCCCGGCCATGAAAATCTGTAACCAGTTCCAAAAACTTTTTGAGCGGCAGACCCAGCCTGTCTAACTTGAAGATGCAAACGATATCTCCTTTCTGAAGCTGATTTAACATTTTTTCAAACTCCGGACGGTCCGCTTTGATACCTGAGACTATCTCCTGGAAAATGATTTCACATCCGGCACTGGCGAGTGCGTCAAGCTGATGCTGCATAGTCTGGTCTCTGGTGGCCGCTGCCACTGATACCCTTGCGTAACCTATTACCATTTGTAGACCTGATCCATATTTTTTAAAGATAAATATACTTTAAAAGGTATACAAGTTTAGTTTACAAAATAACAAACATTTTATCCATATTAGCTCAAGCTGATGTCTGGCAAAAAAGTGTAATTATATCCGTCTGTTTGTTTGCACTACATTAAAGATTTTGCGTTACTTTTTATAATAAGCATTACGTTTTTGATTCTATGGATCATCATTTTGGTGATACTGAAGAACCTGGTTTAACTGTCTTTCAGTACCGGCTTGTTCATGTACTTGATTAACGAGATTGATTTTGATACGAATAAACAAATGGATATTTTGGTTTATATCAGGTCGGACACGGATCAGATCATTGGCAGGGTTTTGCAATCTGTTTCGTTTCTTTATGCACTTTTTAAAACCATGAGATTTTTTTCCTGGGGACCAGAGTATGATGTAAAACAAAAAAATTGCAGGTCACAGGTAATCTATTGCGATCAGAGATTCGATCACTGCTTTTTAAATATATCTATGCTAGCAAAACAGTCTTCATGTGAATCGCAGGATGGTAACCAGTTTCAGTTCTACCAAAATAACTGTTTTAAGTGGCTCCGGCGTATTTGCCAAAGTATAGGAAGAATTAAAATTCTTTACTTTATGTAGTTCATTTGTAGCTAATTAAAGCTTACTATAAGTAATAGTAACCCTGTTTTAATTTACTTTTAAAATAGCTGAGTGGTCAACAGTAAAGGCGAGCTGGTAGTTTTAAAGGTTGGAAGATAGATGCAGCTAACATTTGCTTAACCGTAAAATGCTCAGGACTTAAAAGTGTATATCAAAATCTCACGGCCCTGCTACACGAAAAATGTTTTCAAGAGCATAAGAAAAGCAGACGTATACTAACTTTGTTTTGCCCATATGTGGTTTTCGTCAAGGTAATTAAACTCAATCGAGTGCTACAATACCGTTACTGAGTTTTTTAGCCAAATATGAACGTAGCCAGCCCATAAGGGTCAAGAAAATATAAGTAAAACAACACCTCGTTTTCATTACCACCCATTTTGGCATTCTATAACACGCCTTATAATGAATACAACGGTTATTAATTTGAGCTATCCAAGTTTTCTGTATAAAAAAGAACAGGGGTAGGATAGTCTAAACCGTCAACTTATTCCCGTAGCATACGCCCTGGACAGTGCAAAATATACAATTGTTGGAGTTGTAGGCGACTATAAAGGATATGGCTGGCATGATATAGTACCCCTATGTGTGTTGTGTATGGCAAAGCCCGATGGATATAAGTATATGGTTGTGCGTACAAGTAATGCCAAATTGCCACAAGTTGCGGCATTCTTACAAACTATATGGCATGAATTGGCTCCCAACCTACCTTATCGGGGTTTTCTACAATCAGATTTAATTGAAAAGGAACTCCGCATGGCGCAAGGTTTTAAATCAATTGCTTTTTTCAAGCCATTGTTACTCTGCTACTTTCAGCGTCAGGTTTATTTGCACAAATTTCATTGAATATAGATAAACGTAGTAAAGAAATTGGCATGCGTAAAGTTGTAGACGCTTCAGTGATGCAGATAATTGGAGCAGTCAATCGGCAATTCGTGTATATCCTGCTGATTGCATTTGTGGTGGGATTGATTTTTGGTTATCTGTTTACCAGCAAGTTTATTTTCAAATATCATCCTGATGCCGGGCCAGCTCCATATATAGGAACATTTCTGACTGTTGTAATCTGTTGTTGCATTATTATCGGTTCAAAGGTTTACCGTGCAGCCATGTCAAATCCAGTTGAAAGATTACGTGCAGACTAGTCGCATTTTTTGAAATTGGTTGGCTTTGAGATTGAATGTACTTAATAAGAAAAGGATAAAAACCTACATGAATGTCGTGACGGATTTTATCCTTTTCTTTAATTTTACCCTATAAACCATTTTTGCCCATAGCCAGATTTTATTTCACCAGCTTTAAGGTTTCTTTTTTTTGCCTAGGTCAAGTTGTATCAGATAAGAACCAGAAGGGAGATCTGCTAAATTCACATGGAACTGTTGCTTATAGCTTTCGGGAACAATACTTTTTAGAATCTGTCCTGCAGGGCTTATCACGGTTATTTTAAGAATGGTGTCAGCACTCTGAATCGTCACAACTTCCGCAGCAGGGTTAGGATATAGCAAGATTCTGATAGAGGAAAACCCAATTGACCGTATCTGACTGTACGTATACTTCCTGCTTTTGTCTGCCATTTTCAGACGGTAATAACTGGTTGCGTTCAGTGGCTGATCATCTGTAAAGCTATAGTCTGTCAGCTGCGCTGCTTTGGATTCGCTCTTTACAAAACCAATTTCCTCCCAGACTTTTGTATTGGGTGAGCGCTGGATAATAAAACCCTCCTGATCTGTTTCATCGGCTGTGCTCCATGACAATAATACATGATCTTCCTGTTTTTTTGCATCAAAATTTACCAGCGTTACTGGCAGCGGATCCGGCGTAGTGCTCACAAAAAAGCCGCTAAAACCTTCCACATCAAAGGTAATCTCCCACCGGTTATTGATCCAGACGATGCTTTCATCTTCCGGGTCAATTATTTGTCTGGCGCCTGCATAAGAAGAGGGCAGCCCACTGGCATCAATGCTCGTGCCTGCATATTGATGAATGAGCAGGTTTGGTTTGTAGTGCTCCGGATCTGCTGGACTGACCGGCAGTTTTAATATGTTAACGGCATTATAAACATCAAAGTCTTTTTGGCTGAAATAAAGCGTAATGCGCGCAGTTGAATTTTCGGCGCCCGAAAGCGGTTTAATTTCATAATGTCTCTGGACAAAGTGTACCTGCGGCACCTCGCTCAGCCAAACCCTGGCAGACACCGGGCCGCTTACCGGCACACCGGCCCCACTTGCGCCGGCAGTCTGGCTGACCGATGCAATAACCGTACAGCTGGTCCCATCCAAAAATTCCCGTACATTTTCGACACTGTCAGTCGACATGGTATTTTTCATAGGTAATTCCGGGTTCACGCATGCGATATATTTGTAAAGCTCCATGCCGAATTCACCGCTGTTGGCTGAGATCAGCAGCTTATTGTTCATAGTACCTAACTGCCAAAACACGGAACTTCCGCCTGGCGTAATATCATAAGCAAGGCGCGTTCCTGCTTCGGTGCCATCACTTTGCCAAATTTCATTGCCGTTAATGCCATCATCATTGGTAAAATAAAGCAGGCTGTTGACGACTACTGAATGAGTAATTTCACTATACGCACCCAGCCCCGTTATAGCTTTCACCAGGCCGGTCCCCTCAGGCGTTCCGTTGGTTTGCCAGAGCTGGTCGCCTTCCCCGATGATTTTGGGCACAAATAACAATTTGTCCCCGACTACGCGGCGGTCATGGATACGGCTTTGCTGAAAAGAACCGTAATAAGTATCCGTGTCAAAGTAGCCCAGCTGCACGGTACCGGCAGAGGTGCCATCCGTCCTTCGGAATTCCTCCAGATTAAAATCGTCAAAAACGGTGGAAAAATAAGCATAACCGTTTGCTGATGTAAGCCCGGGTAATAACCGCCTGTTTTCCGGGCCAAAATCATAGACTATTTCTGTACCTGCCGTACTGCCATCAGACACCACAAGCAGGTAATGGTTGTAGGGCTCGTCCATTAGAAAAAACAGCTTTCCTGATGCTACGACCAGCGAAGCATAAATCATACCCCCATCCTTAACAACCAGTTCCGTCACCGCAACCGTGCCGGCTTCCAGTGCCGTCACTTTTCCAGAGCTCGGCGCTGTTTATCCCGTCGTAAGCTCCGAAATACAGTATGCCGTTTAGTGTTACCGGTGCAAAGAATGTTTTCAGGCCGCCTTTTACCAGGACAGTCCCTTCATTTGTCCCGTCGCTTTTCCATAGTCCCATCATACCGTCTGTATACACTCCGAAAAACAAAGTCCCATCTACATTGGTCAGGCCCTGGATACTGTCGGCGGGCATTTGCGAGAAGACGCCTTTTAAAAGAACAGTGCCCGCTTGTGTTCCGTCACTTTTCCATAGTGAAGCTCCTGTAGCTGTGACAGGAAGTGTAAAATACAAACTTCCAGCGATGTTGACCAAATTGGATATCGCTGAGCTGTCAGCACCCGGGGTGATGTCTTTTACCAGGTATGTCCCGGCAGATTTTCCATCACTCCGCCATAATTCCCTGCCATGAAAGGCATCATCTGCCGTGAAATAACCAACGCCGTTGAGCTGTACAAAATTCATAGGCACCGAAGCCGGCCGCGATATGCTGGTGATTACGCTGGTACCACCCGGCTCCATATTGCTTTTGAAAATCTGTAACCCATTATCTGTCAAACCGTTAAAATAAAGCAGGCCGTTGACATCTGTCAGCCAGGTAGCATCTGTATCTGAAAGTACCTGCGTACCAGCAGCCAGCCCATCGCTTTTCCAGAGTCTGCGCCCTGTGCCATCATCTGCGCTGAAAGCTGCAGCAGTGCCGACTGCCGTCAGTCCGGTGATATGGGCATCGCCTTCTCCGGGATTGATATCCGCAATCATGGATGTATTGGCAGAGGTCCCGCCGCTTTGCCATAACTCCCTGCCGTGTGTACCATCACTGGCCGTAAAATACAGCCGGTTCCCTACCCTGACCAGCCCGCCCGGGTCCGAGGAGACCTCTGTGGCCGGGTTAATATCTTTGACCAGCTGGGTACCTGCAACAGAGCCGTCTGTTTTCCAGAGCTCAACGCCCGCATGGAGGGCCACTGCCGTAAAGAAAAGTGTATTCCCTACAACAGTCAGATTATCCAGTGCGTACACGTCCTGCCGTACGATGATTTCCGATGCAATTCCGTTGGTGCGGCGAAGAGTATAAATAGGTACACCCAATCTTCTGCCCATGTAGGTGACGTAATAGAGGTTACCATTAGCGACTTTGAGCGGCATACGAAAAGCACCCGAAACACCCACTACCTCGGTCCCTTCGGCTGTTCCGTCACTTTTCCAGAGTGTATAGGGACGGTAAAAATAATCATAGGTATAGAAGTAAAGATTTCCTTTAAACTCCACAAAATCACCCGGATTACCCGCTTCATAGCCCGGGACAAGGTCTTTGACCAGTACTGTCCCTTCCTGGGTACCGTCAGTTTTCCAGAGCTCGGTCCCCAGCCCACCGTCGGATGTAAAGTAAATGCTGTTTCCAATGGCCAGCAGGTTGCCACCGCGGTCATAAGCACGGTCGCCTACCTCTTTTACCACAGTTGTACCCCTGTCTGTTCCATCTGTTTTAAAAAGGAAAAAGGCCCCGCCTGTAAAACCGTAAAAGTAAAGTGTTCCGTTGATATTGGTCAGCGTCCTGGGCGGAAATAAGAATTGCCTGTCCCTGGAGTGCAGATTTTTTACCATCTGCGTACCTTCCGGCGTTCCGTCGCTTTTCCAGAGTTCGGTTCCGTTCAGCCCATCATCGGCTGCCATATACAGCACATTGCCTACCGCGCAGGTCTCAGACACTTTAAGCCCATTGTATCTGCCTGTGGTATTGATATCTTTGACCAGCCCATGGATCTGTGCCAGGACCAAGGTATCTGCATGCGCTATCAGAAAAACCAAAAGTATAAATTGTTTCATATAAGTAGTTGAAAAGTGACAAATCTTGAAAAAGTAACTTTATTTATTTAATTGTTAATATAAATAAAATAATTGGCTTTTCAAGTTGGCAGTAGACTCCTATTATATAAACCTGTTTCCGTTTA from Dyadobacter sp. NIV53 carries:
- a CDS encoding recombinase family protein, with translation MVIGYARVSVAAATRDQTMQHQLDALASAGCEIIFQEIVSGIKADRPEFEKMLNQLQKGDIVCIFKLDRLGLPLKKFLELVTDFHGREIGLRSLTDSIDTTLPNASLVLNVFSSLAELERDLVRERTGAGLQAARARGKKGGRRSGLSPEARKKSMLAEMYYKEGKLGVDQIAKTVGVSKMTLYKYLRLRGVAISAYQSQTE
- a CDS encoding ABC transporter permease; this encodes MNIDKRSKEIGMRKVVDASVMQIIGAVNRQFVYILLIAFVVGLIFGYLFTSKFIFKYHPDAGPAPYIGTFLTVVICCCIIIGSKVYRAAMSNPVERLRAD
- a CDS encoding T9SS type A sorting domain-containing protein; this translates as MTALEAGTVAVTELVVKDGGMIYASLVVASGKLFFLMDEPYNHYLLVVSDGSTAGTEIVYDFGPENRRLLPGLTSANGYAYFSTVFDDFNLEEFRRTDGTSAGTVQLGYFDTDTYYGSFQQSRIHDRRVVGDKLLFVPKIIGEGDQLWQTNGTPEGTGLVKAITGLGAYSEITHSVVVNSLLYFTNDDGINGNEIWQSDGTEAGTRLAYDITPGGSSVFWQLGTMNNKLLISANSGEFGMELYKYIACVNPELPMKNTMSTDSVENVREFLDGTSCTVIASVSQTAGASGAGVPVSGPVSARVWLSEVPQVHFVQRHYEIKPLSGAENSTARITLYFSQKDFDVYNAVNILKLPVSPADPEHYKPNLLIHQYAGTSIDASGLPSSYAGARQIIDPEDESIVWINNRWEITFDVEGFSGFFVSTTPDPLPVTLVNFDAKKQEDHVLLSWSTADETDQEGFIIQRSPNTKVWEEIGFVKSESKAAQLTDYSFTDDQPLNATSYYRLKMADKSRKYTYSQIRSIGFSSIRILLYPNPAAEVVTIQSADTILKITVISPAGQILKSIVPESYKQQFHVNLADLPSGSYLIQLDLGKKKKP
- a CDS encoding ELWxxDGT repeat protein, which codes for MKQFILLVFLIAHADTLVLAQIHGLVKDINTTGRYNGLKVSETCAVGNVLYMAADDGLNGTELWKSDGTPEGTQMVKNLHSRDRQFLFPPRTLTNINGTLYFYGFTGGAFFLFKTDGTDRGTTVVKEVGDRAYDRGGNLLAIGNSIYFTSDGGLGTELWKTDGTQEGTVLVKDLVPGYEAGNPGDFVEFKGNLYFYTYDYFYRPYTLWKSDGTAEGTEVVGVSGAFRMPLKVANGNLYYVTYMGRRLGVPIYTLRRTNGIASEIIVRQDVYALDNLTVVGNTLFFTAVALHAGVELWKTDGSVAGTQLVKDINPATEVSSDPGGLVRVGNRLYFTASDGTHGRELWQSGGTSANTSMIADINPGEGDAHITGLTAVGTAAAFSADDGTGRRLWKSDGLAAGTQVLSDTDATWLTDVNGLLYFNGLTDNGLQIFKSNMEPGGTSVITSISRPASVPMNFVQLNGVGYFTADDAFHGRELWRSDGKSAGTYLVKDITPGADSSAISNLVNIAGSLYFTLPVTATGASLWKSDGTQAGTVLLKGVFSQMPADSIQGLTNVDGTLFFGVYTDGMMGLWKSDGTNEGTVLVKGGLKTFFAPVTLNGILYFGAYDGINSAELWKSDGTGSRHGCGDGTGC